GTCATACCTTAATCAGTTTTCAAAAAACATTTTCATCATCAATACTGCTCGCGGAAAAGTGATTAAGTTAGATAGTTTGGTGTCGGCTCTAAGTAGTGGGCACGTTCAGGGAGCAGCCCTAGATGTGCTAGAAAACGAAAAATTAGATCAATTATCACCAGAGCAACAGATTACGTTAAATGAACTTCAGCAGTCTGAACGGGTACTGTTTACCCCTCATGTAGCGGGCTGGACATTTGAATCTTACGAAAAGATTAATCAAGTACTGGTGCGAAAGATAAATGCGTTAGATTTAGCTTAGTTCATACACTTGTCAGATTTCTGCCTACAAACATAGCCTTTTCGTGCCCCAATTGCGCTATTTTGTATTTTCATTTAGTTTCAAGCCCTTTCTCTATCTTTATGCGTACTGAACGCTGGCAACAAGTTATTGAGCGAATTAAAACCATTCCGGAGCATCCGGTACTTACCTCCTGTCTGGTACTTTTCGGATTGGCAATAGTCGTATTTGGGCTTAGTTATTCTTACTACGTAGAGGACTACTACAATTTTGTTGGGCAAGTGCTGGCCGAGGCGCACGGTATGCTGTTTGACATTGCGGTGATTGGTATCCTGATTTATTGGCTCAATGAGAACGGTCAGAAACGAATGCGTATTCGGATGTATTTAGATGAAATTGAAGACTTTCGCCTCTGGGAATCGGAAGAAGCGGCTTTTCGTACGGCGGGTAATATCAAGCGACTTAACCGACACGGAAAATGTAAACTAGATTTGGTAAACTGTCATCTAGCTCGAACAAACTTAAGTCATATCCTGCTGAAAGAGTCAAATCTTAACTCTGCCAATATTACCCACTCTAACCTCATTCAGTGCAACCTGGAAAATGCCCGCATGAACCAGACTGATTTTCAGGGTTCTAACCTCAATCAAGCCAATCTATCCCGCTCCTACGCCAGTGGTGCAATTTTCTCTAACACATTTCTGATCAAAGCAAATTTCAAGGGTTCCTTTCTGATTAAAGCCAACTTTGAAAATGCTCTACTCACCGAAGCCAATTTACAAGGCAGCGTACTAATGGGAGCAAATCTTAAAAACGCTAATTTACTTAAAGCTGACTTAAGAGGAGTAGAAGGCTTAACCGTAGAGCAACTGCTAGAAGCCAAAACCCTACAAAATGCTCTGTTAGATGAACACCTTCATCAACAAGTAGCAGAACAATCCCCTGAGCTGCTAACTACTTAACTTTTTGTTGTGGTAGTCTAACCGTACTTCTTCCGAATAGAAAAAGCTATACATAGCTTGGCACGCATATCACAATCAGCTTAGCTCCTTTAGGCCGAGCTGATGGCTTCTGCTTTTCAGCAAAAATAGCCCTTCACCTTTCTACCGCCTGATTGTAAGGTTTAGCCATGAATAGGCAAGAAAAACTGCTCTAAATAATCATTTTTCAATTTTATAACTATTTAAATATATTTTTTAACTAAAATATTAGGATATTTATCAAATATTTACTTATTTAGAATAAATATTACTAATGTAAGTTTTTCCAACATGAATACTAAATCAGTTATTGGATCTATATTCCGTTTTACCATGCTATTGGTAATGTGGGCTATTGTTTGTATTACGGCACTTCCCGAGCGGTCTAATATTCTGGATGCCAAAATGCAGAAAGATGTTTCTATTGAGCAAGTACTTGACCAACTTTCGTTAAAGTGAATCAGTATAGGGATATTAGAAAAATAAGTCTCCCCAAAGAAAGGGAATAATGAATAACTTGGCAGCATGGAAACACTATCCCCTGCCGTAATAGAGAGTTTTAACTTAGCATTGCAAAAGCTTACTGGCTATGAGAGACGGGCTTATGCAGCAGCTCTGGCTATAAGCCACTTTGACGG
This region of Tunicatimonas pelagia genomic DNA includes:
- a CDS encoding pentapeptide repeat-containing protein, with the translated sequence MRTERWQQVIERIKTIPEHPVLTSCLVLFGLAIVVFGLSYSYYVEDYYNFVGQVLAEAHGMLFDIAVIGILIYWLNENGQKRMRIRMYLDEIEDFRLWESEEAAFRTAGNIKRLNRHGKCKLDLVNCHLARTNLSHILLKESNLNSANITHSNLIQCNLENARMNQTDFQGSNLNQANLSRSYASGAIFSNTFLIKANFKGSFLIKANFENALLTEANLQGSVLMGANLKNANLLKADLRGVEGLTVEQLLEAKTLQNALLDEHLHQQVAEQSPELLTT